The genome window TGCCTCAACTGGGCTTCGATACGCTCGAAAAGCTGGTTAATGCGGCCCTGCAAACGATCCTGTTCGAACATCAGCGCATGACCGGTAAGAATACGCGTCAGGCCAGGGTTAAGCTCGCCAAAACCTAAGATTAGCTGCACGATCATACGCAAACGCGTCATGGTCTCTTTTTCATCTTTCAGAATCGCGTTGATGCGGGTGATCAGGCTATCTTCAATAAACTCGATCAGGCTATCAAACATGCGCGTTTTACTGGGAAAATGACGGTAAAGCGCAGCTTCGGAGACGCCTACCGTAGCGGCCAGCTTAGCGGTAGTAATACGCTGACTCCCGTCGCTGGATTCCAGCATTTGCGCCAGAGCCTGCAGGATTTCATCGCGACGATTCCTTTTCGCGCTTTTTTTTTCTGCCATGACGTTATAAACCCCTGAGATTTATCATAAACGGGCAAAGGCCCACGCAACATCCGTGAGAAGGCATCTCACGGTGCTGAAAAATAAACAAGTCGGGTTGCGGAGGGTGTTGCTGTGCGTTTAATTCCGGCCAGAGTGACCGAAACCGCCTTCACCACGCGCGCTGGCGTCAAAATCTTCAACCAGATTAAATTCTGCCTGCACGACCGGCACGAAAACCAGCTGAGCAATGCGCTCGCCAGGCTGGACAGTAAAGCTCTCCTGGCTGCGGTTCCATACGGAAACCATTAGCTGCCCCTGATAATCAGAGTCAATCAGCCCAACCAGGTTGCCCAGTACAATGCCATGCTTATGACCCAGGCCTGAGCGCGGCAAAATAACGGCGGCCAGAGAGGGATCGGCAATATGAATCGCCAGGCCGGTTGGCAGCAGCGTTGTGGCGCCGGGCGCCAACTCCTGCGGGGCATCAAGACAGGCGCGCAAATCCAGGCCTGCGGAGCCGGAAGTGGCATAGGTCGGCAGGGGGAATTCGTTACCTACGCGCGCATCAATAATCTTAACGTCGATTTTTTTCATCATAACGGCTGACAATCTCGTCTAATAATTGCTGGCCAAGGAGAGTTTTATCTGCGAGAGGCAAAACTTTTTCTCCCTCCTGCCAGAAAAGGTGAAGAGCATTAGTATCGCTGTTGAAACCTTGCCCGGATTTGGATACATCATTGGCGCAGATCAGGTCCAGATTTTTCCGCACACGTTTTTGTTGAGCGTATTCTTCCACATTACGGGTTTCAGCAGCAAACCCTACAACATAGGGGCGCCCTTCCTGCATAGCGCCAACGCCTGCGACAATATCGGGGTTTTTTACCATTTTCAGCGTAATTTCATCACCCTGCTTTTTGATTTTTTCTGGCGCTACCTCTGCTGCGCGGTAGTCTGCCACGGCTGCGCTGCCAATGAAAATATCTTGCTGCCTAATATGCAACATTACCGCCTTTTCCATCTCTAGCGCGCTGGTAACGTCAATACGCGTTACGCCTGCGGGCGTCGCCATCGCGACCGGACCAGCGACCAGGGTAACGTTGGCACCACGCGCGGCCGCAGCGGCCGCAATAGCGAAGCCCATCTTACCCGAGCTGTGATTAGAGATATAACGCACCGGGTCGAGCGCTTCGCGCGTTGGGCCAGCGGTAATCATAATATTAAGGTGTTGCAGATCGTTGACGGGCATTGACCAGGCAACAGCGTGGTCAACAATTGCCAGCGGGTCGAGCATGCGGCCCGGCCCCACATCGCCGCACGCCTGGCTGCCGCTGTCCGGCCCCCAGATCAACACACCGCGTCCCGTGAGGCGCTGCAAGTTTTCCTGGGTAGGCAGGGCGCGGTACATTTGCTGATTCATGGCGGGCACCACGGCAATGGGCGCTGCGGTGGCCAGGCAGAGCGTGGTGACCAGATCGTTAGCCATGCCTGCCGCTACGCGTGCAATTAAATCCGCTGTGGCGGGTGCCAGAATAACCAGATCGGCCCATTTCCCCAGCTCAATATGCCCCATTGCGGCCTCTGCCGCCGGGTCGAGCAGATCGTCATAAACCGGATAACCGGAAACCGCCTGAAGCGTCAGCGGCGTGATAAAGGCTTTAGCGGCCTCAGTCATGACTACGCGAACTTCCGCGCCGCGATCGCGCAAGCGCCGCACCAGTTCAGGCGTTTTATACGCCGCAATGCCGCCACTGACGCCCAATACAATATGTTTACCGGTTAATCCCATCATATTCGCTTCTGCCCTTATTGACCTTTTGACGGACCAGGTCTGTCACAATGGCGCGATTTTAACACATTCTGTTGACCATGCCGTTTAGCATCCAGCCACCTTTGCGAGACGTCCCGAAAAGTTAAATCCTGCCGCTGGTTGCATTGCGTTGACCGGCGCAGAGTAGTGGCCGGACAGTAACAACAGCCAGCAGGAGAGGCGCGTGTTAAAACCCCGGGAAAAGTTAGAGCAGATGGGCGCATCAGCGTTAAGCGATGCGGAGTTGCTGGCTATTTTTTTACGTACCGGCACATGCGGCAAGCCGGTCATGGCCCTGGCGCATGAACTGCTGGCGACGTTTGGCTCTCTGTATTTGCTAATGAGCGCTGAAAAAAGCGCATTCGATACGATTAAAGGCGTGGGAAATGCCAAACTGGCGCAGCTGCATGCCGTAGCAGAGCTGGGTCGACGTTTTTTCCATGCGCAGCTGGCACGGGAAAACGTGCTGGAGAATCCTCAACTGACGCAGCAGTATCTGCAAAGCGTGCTGGCGCATCAGGAGCGCGAAATTTTTATGGCTATCTTTCTCGATAATCAGCATCGGGTGCTGCAGGCTCAGCAGATGTTTATCGGCACCATCGCCAGCGTAGAGGTACATCCGCGCGAAATTGTACGTGTGGCGCTAAAGCTTAATGCCGCAGCGCTGATTCTGGCGCACAATCACCCGTCTGGCCGCGCCAAGCCAAGCGCCGCCGATCGGGATATTACCCAGCGTATTAAGCAAGCCTGCCTGCTGATGAATATTCGTGTGCTCGACCATTTAGTGA of Pantoea alhagi contains these proteins:
- the slmA gene encoding nucleoid occlusion factor SlmA, which codes for MAEKKSAKRNRRDEILQALAQMLESSDGSQRITTAKLAATVGVSEAALYRHFPSKTRMFDSLIEFIEDSLITRINAILKDEKETMTRLRMIVQLILGFGELNPGLTRILTGHALMFEQDRLQGRINQLFERIEAQLRQVMRERKMREGQGFATDETLLASQLLAFCEGMLSRFVRSEFRYLPTQEFDVRWPLLAAQLV
- the dut gene encoding dUTP diphosphatase gives rise to the protein MMKKIDVKIIDARVGNEFPLPTYATSGSAGLDLRACLDAPQELAPGATTLLPTGLAIHIADPSLAAVILPRSGLGHKHGIVLGNLVGLIDSDYQGQLMVSVWNRSQESFTVQPGERIAQLVFVPVVQAEFNLVEDFDASARGEGGFGHSGRN
- the coaBC gene encoding bifunctional phosphopantothenoylcysteine decarboxylase/phosphopantothenate--cysteine ligase CoaBC, encoding MMGLTGKHIVLGVSGGIAAYKTPELVRRLRDRGAEVRVVMTEAAKAFITPLTLQAVSGYPVYDDLLDPAAEAAMGHIELGKWADLVILAPATADLIARVAAGMANDLVTTLCLATAAPIAVVPAMNQQMYRALPTQENLQRLTGRGVLIWGPDSGSQACGDVGPGRMLDPLAIVDHAVAWSMPVNDLQHLNIMITAGPTREALDPVRYISNHSSGKMGFAIAAAAAARGANVTLVAGPVAMATPAGVTRIDVTSALEMEKAVMLHIRQQDIFIGSAAVADYRAAEVAPEKIKKQGDEITLKMVKNPDIVAGVGAMQEGRPYVVGFAAETRNVEEYAQQKRVRKNLDLICANDVSKSGQGFNSDTNALHLFWQEGEKVLPLADKTLLGQQLLDEIVSRYDEKNRR
- the radC gene encoding RadC family protein, whose product is MLKPREKLEQMGASALSDAELLAIFLRTGTCGKPVMALAHELLATFGSLYLLMSAEKSAFDTIKGVGNAKLAQLHAVAELGRRFFHAQLARENVLENPQLTQQYLQSVLAHQEREIFMAIFLDNQHRVLQAQQMFIGTIASVEVHPREIVRVALKLNAAALILAHNHPSGRAKPSAADRDITQRIKQACLLMNIRVLDHLVIGRGEYVSFAERGWL